A section of the Scleropages formosus chromosome 12, fSclFor1.1, whole genome shotgun sequence genome encodes:
- the wnt6b gene encoding protein Wnt-6 isoform X2: MDPNSICRKTKRLAGRQAELCQTQPEIIHEVVKGAKLGVRECQHQFRFRRWNCTSQNKYFGRVLQQDIRETAFVYAITAAGVAHAVTQACSMGELLQCGCEATRSRAPPRPTGAGGAEGVKWEWGGCGDDVEFGYEKSKQFMDAKRKKGKSDIRTLIDLHNNEAGRLAVRNYMRTECKCHGLSGSCTLRTCWKKMPHFREVGDRLLERFNGAFKVMGGNDGKTLIPVGQNIKPPDKQDLIYSAESPDFCLPNRKTGSLGTRGRICNSTAMDVSGCDLLCCERGYREETVVFEENCLCRFHWCCVVQCKKCSVRKELSLCI, from the exons ATGGACCCCAACAGCATCTGCCGGAAGACGAAGCGGCTGGCGGGCAGGCAAGCCGAGCTGTGCCAGACGCAGCCTGAAATCATTCACGAAGTGGTCAAGGGTGCCAAGCTTGGGGTGCGTGAGTGCCAGCACCAGTTTCGCTTCCGCCGCTGGAACTGCACCAGTCAGAACAAGTACTTCGGCAGGGTCCTGCAGCAAG ACATCCGGGAGACAGCGTTTGTGTACGCCATCACAGCGGCGGGTGTGGCACACGCGGTGACGCAGGCCTGCAGCATGGGCGAGCTGCTGCAGTGCGGCTGCGAGGCCACCCGCAGTCGGGCGCCCCCGAGGCCCACCGGCGCTGGCGGAGCCGAGGGTGTCAAGTGGGAGTGGGGCGGCTGCGGGGACGACGTCGAATTCGGCTACGAGAAATCCAAGCAGTTCATGGACGCCAagaggaagaaaggaaagagCGACATACGAACGCTAATCGACCTCCACAACAACGAAGCCGGACGACTG GCAGTGAGGAATTATATGAGgactgaatgtaaatgtcatgggCTGTCTGGTTCCTGCACACTGCGGACCTGCTGGAAAAAGATGCCTCATTTTCGCGAAGTGGGCGACCGCCTCCTCGAAAGATTTAATGGGGCTTTCAAGGTGATGGGAGGCAACGATGGTAAGACACTCATTCCCGTGGGGCAGAACATCAAGCCGCCAGACAAGCAGGACCTGATCTACTCGGCTGAGTCGCCGGACTTCTGCCTGCCCAACCGGAAGACGGGCTCGCTGGGCACACGGGGCCGCATCTGCAACAGCACGGCCATGGACGTGAGCGGCTGCGACTTGCTGTGCTGTGAGAGAGGGTACCGAGAGGAGACCGTGGTCTTCGAGGAGAACTGCCTCTGTCGCTTTCACTGGTGCTGTGTGGTGCAGTGCAAGAAGTGCTCTGTCAGAAAGGAGCTCAGCCTCTGCATCTAG
- the wnt6b gene encoding protein Wnt-6 isoform X1: MIPVSRTQLALFFILLCPVNIIGLWWAVGSPLVMDPNSICRKTKRLAGRQAELCQTQPEIIHEVVKGAKLGVRECQHQFRFRRWNCTSQNKYFGRVLQQDIRETAFVYAITAAGVAHAVTQACSMGELLQCGCEATRSRAPPRPTGAGGAEGVKWEWGGCGDDVEFGYEKSKQFMDAKRKKGKSDIRTLIDLHNNEAGRLAVRNYMRTECKCHGLSGSCTLRTCWKKMPHFREVGDRLLERFNGAFKVMGGNDGKTLIPVGQNIKPPDKQDLIYSAESPDFCLPNRKTGSLGTRGRICNSTAMDVSGCDLLCCERGYREETVVFEENCLCRFHWCCVVQCKKCSVRKELSLCI, translated from the exons ATGATCCCGGTGTCTCGAACTCAGCTCGCCCTGTTTTTTATCCTCCTTTGCCCCGTCAACATTATCGGCTTGTGGTG GGCGGTGGGGAGCCCTTTGGTCATGGACCCCAACAGCATCTGCCGGAAGACGAAGCGGCTGGCGGGCAGGCAAGCCGAGCTGTGCCAGACGCAGCCTGAAATCATTCACGAAGTGGTCAAGGGTGCCAAGCTTGGGGTGCGTGAGTGCCAGCACCAGTTTCGCTTCCGCCGCTGGAACTGCACCAGTCAGAACAAGTACTTCGGCAGGGTCCTGCAGCAAG ACATCCGGGAGACAGCGTTTGTGTACGCCATCACAGCGGCGGGTGTGGCACACGCGGTGACGCAGGCCTGCAGCATGGGCGAGCTGCTGCAGTGCGGCTGCGAGGCCACCCGCAGTCGGGCGCCCCCGAGGCCCACCGGCGCTGGCGGAGCCGAGGGTGTCAAGTGGGAGTGGGGCGGCTGCGGGGACGACGTCGAATTCGGCTACGAGAAATCCAAGCAGTTCATGGACGCCAagaggaagaaaggaaagagCGACATACGAACGCTAATCGACCTCCACAACAACGAAGCCGGACGACTG GCAGTGAGGAATTATATGAGgactgaatgtaaatgtcatgggCTGTCTGGTTCCTGCACACTGCGGACCTGCTGGAAAAAGATGCCTCATTTTCGCGAAGTGGGCGACCGCCTCCTCGAAAGATTTAATGGGGCTTTCAAGGTGATGGGAGGCAACGATGGTAAGACACTCATTCCCGTGGGGCAGAACATCAAGCCGCCAGACAAGCAGGACCTGATCTACTCGGCTGAGTCGCCGGACTTCTGCCTGCCCAACCGGAAGACGGGCTCGCTGGGCACACGGGGCCGCATCTGCAACAGCACGGCCATGGACGTGAGCGGCTGCGACTTGCTGTGCTGTGAGAGAGGGTACCGAGAGGAGACCGTGGTCTTCGAGGAGAACTGCCTCTGTCGCTTTCACTGGTGCTGTGTGGTGCAGTGCAAGAAGTGCTCTGTCAGAAAGGAGCTCAGCCTCTGCATCTAG